A region from the Dendropsophus ebraccatus isolate aDenEbr1 chromosome 1, aDenEbr1.pat, whole genome shotgun sequence genome encodes:
- the LOC138784591 gene encoding vomeronasal type-2 receptor 26-like, protein MTLVYDFSTVPHYLQIIKKNIFLKHSSQVPVSVCSPSCPPGFRKAARMDKPLCCFECITCPQGEKANQTDSLQCTKCPWEMWPNPTQDHCVPKTQEFLSHEDPLGTTLMATGISSSLVPVAIFGLFIHHRTTPIVRANNYSLSCLLLLSLSLCFLCSLVFIGYPKYKVCPLRQVTFGIVFALCVSCILAKTIMVVIAFKATRPGSQLRKWTRPRVSYLIVISCILIQIFLCIMWLTFSPPFLELKSESNSGVLIIQCNEGSPLAFWSMLLYLGLLASISFIVAFLARRLPDSFNEAKFITFRMLAFLTVWVSYIPASLSSQGKYMVAMEIFAIQSSTWGLVICMFFPKCFIIIFRPDMNSREKLMAKQKNLSN, encoded by the exons ATGACCTTGGTATATGACTTTTCTACTGTACCCCATTACCtgcaaattattaaaaaaaatattttcctaaAACATTCTTCCCAGGTACCTGTTTCGGTTTGTAGCCCCAGTTGTCCACCAGGCTTCAGGAAAGCAGCTAGAATGGACAAACCATTGTGTTGTTTTGAATGCATCACATGTCCACAAGGAGAGAAAGCCAACCAAACAG attCGCTACAATGTACAAAATGCCCATGGGAAATGTGGCCAAATCCAACACAAGATCATTGTGTTCCAAAGACCCAAGAATTCCTTTCACATGAAGATCCATTGGGCACCACCTTAATGGCTACTGGCATCTCCTCATCATTGGTTCCTGTGGCAATTTTTGGACTTTTTATTCACCACAGAACAACCCCCATTGTTCGGGCCAATAACTACTCCTTAAGTTGTCTTCTCCTGTTGTCATTATCGCTCTGTTTTCTCTGCTCTTTAGTCTTTATTGGTTATCCCAAGTATAAGGTCTGTCCTTTAAGACAAGTGACTTTTGGTATTGTATTTGCACTTTGTGTCTCCTGCATCTTGGCCAAAACCATAATGGTAGTCATAGCTTTTAAGGCCACAAGGCCTGGTAGTCAACTAAGGAAATGGACTAGACCACGAGTATCATATCTCATAGTCATCTCATGTATCCTCATTCAGATCTTTCTTTGTATTATGTGGCTGACATTCTCTCCTCCTTTTCTAGAACTCAAATCAGAAAGTAATTCAGGAGTACTGattattcagtgtaatgaagggtcacctTTGGCTTTTTGGTCTATGCTTCTCTACCTTGGTCTTCTGGCCTCCATCAGCTTCATTGTGGCTTTCTTGGCCAGGAGACTTCCAGACAGCTTCAATGAGGCCAAGTTCATCACCTTCAGAATGCTGGCCTTCCTGACTGTCTGGGTGTCCTACATTCCCGCATCCCTCAGTTCCCAAGGAAAATATATGGTGGCCATGGAGATCTTTGCTATCCAATCATCAACCTGGGGTCTGGTTATTTGCATGTTCTTTCCAAAATGTTTCATTATTATATTCAGACCCGACATGAACTCAAGAGAGAAACTGAtggcaaaacaaaaaaatctaagtaATTGA